From a region of the Mycobacterium intracellulare ATCC 13950 genome:
- a CDS encoding TetR/AcrR family transcriptional regulator — protein sequence MLTGPGRGRDRLLSAALRLFAAKGYAATSVADIQRESGLAPGSGALYKHFGSKRELLEAAVAHRIDSIVAAREQYDAGQPGSVEHAVRTAGQLIWSNLKHSEDLLKVMLREPDELGDLDEKTWQVITDNAYQRFADELAASNRSGRTSIPDPEAAAAVAIGSLSYAATLQALTGRLPGNTDEERYFEAWVNQTVSVLAQYANPRNPLNTNNSGDQQ from the coding sequence ATGCTCACCGGGCCCGGCCGCGGACGTGACCGCCTGCTTTCCGCGGCGTTACGCCTGTTCGCCGCGAAGGGGTACGCGGCCACGTCGGTGGCCGACATCCAGCGCGAATCGGGCCTGGCGCCCGGCTCGGGCGCGCTCTACAAGCACTTCGGTTCCAAACGCGAGTTGCTCGAGGCCGCGGTCGCGCACCGGATCGACAGCATCGTGGCGGCCCGCGAGCAGTACGACGCGGGACAACCGGGCAGCGTCGAGCACGCGGTGCGCACCGCCGGGCAGCTGATCTGGAGCAACCTCAAACACAGCGAGGATCTGCTCAAGGTCATGCTGCGCGAGCCCGACGAGCTCGGCGATCTCGACGAGAAGACGTGGCAGGTCATCACCGACAACGCCTACCAACGCTTCGCCGACGAACTGGCCGCGTCGAATCGCTCCGGGCGCACCAGCATTCCCGACCCCGAAGCGGCCGCGGCGGTCGCGATCGGCTCGCTGTCCTACGCCGCGACCCTGCAAGCGCTCACCGGCCGCCTGCCCGGCAACACCGACGAAGAACGGTATTTCGAGGCGTGGGTCAACCAGACCGTCAGCGTCCTGGCCCAGTACGCGAATCCCCGAAACCCTTTGAACACCAACAATTCAGGAGACCAGCAGTGA
- a CDS encoding NAD(P)/FAD-dependent oxidoreductase, which yields MIVVIGAGICGLAAAYELSRRGHDVVVLERGRPFGEQSAGLARIFRVAHRRPALCRLALTARTGWQRWESEFGAGRLLGSEGFIAAGVCDDVAAAMSSAGAQFSRLGRSEIAARIPFAVVPWETGVFDPLGGSLRIRRALSALARRVAIRNAHVLSVADDGATTLADGTVLRGDRVLICAGAHTPDLFGPLGVDFVPHTRFTYRGADAVGAPCLSAPEGYGLPLGSTGRWAFGQEVADPATVRTLFPALSPVDQVDCVSVRAPWLDPGGDGWTVAQRGRVLAFVGSNLMKFGPLLGELLARAVLDDEVPAQLLLD from the coding sequence ATGATCGTCGTCATCGGCGCGGGAATATGTGGCCTCGCGGCGGCCTACGAGCTTTCGCGGCGCGGCCACGACGTCGTCGTGCTGGAGCGCGGGCGGCCATTCGGGGAGCAATCCGCCGGGCTGGCGCGGATATTCCGGGTCGCGCATCGGCGCCCGGCGCTGTGCCGGTTGGCGCTGACGGCGCGAACGGGCTGGCAACGGTGGGAATCCGAGTTCGGCGCGGGGCGACTGCTGGGCTCCGAGGGCTTCATCGCCGCCGGCGTCTGCGACGACGTCGCGGCGGCCATGAGCTCCGCCGGCGCGCAGTTCTCCCGGCTCGGGCGTTCCGAAATCGCGGCACGGATTCCGTTCGCGGTCGTGCCTTGGGAGACAGGAGTTTTCGATCCCCTCGGCGGCAGCCTGCGCATCCGCCGCGCCCTGAGCGCGTTGGCGCGCCGCGTCGCCATCCGCAACGCACACGTGCTGTCGGTGGCAGACGACGGCGCGACGACGCTCGCCGACGGCACCGTGCTGCGCGGCGACCGCGTGCTGATCTGTGCGGGTGCGCACACCCCAGACCTGTTCGGTCCGCTCGGGGTTGACTTCGTTCCGCACACCCGCTTCACCTACCGCGGCGCGGACGCGGTCGGCGCGCCGTGCCTGTCCGCGCCCGAGGGCTACGGATTGCCGCTCGGCAGTACCGGCCGGTGGGCGTTCGGCCAGGAGGTGGCGGACCCCGCGACCGTGCGCACGCTGTTCCCAGCACTTTCGCCGGTGGACCAGGTGGACTGCGTCAGTGTCCGCGCCCCGTGGCTCGATCCGGGCGGCGACGGCTGGACGGTGGCGCAGCGTGGGCGCGTGCTGGCGTTCGTCGGTAGCAATCTCATGAAATTCGGGCCGCTGCTCGGTGAACTGCTGGCGCGGGCCGTGCTGGACGACGAGGTGCCCGCGCAGTTGCTCCTGGACTAG
- a CDS encoding SAM-dependent methyltransferase encodes MARSAGDTWDIVTSVGFTALAVCAARALDAGLQPPLANDDFAAGFVAAAGEPNLIAAVDNADMSSAAAFNAQWVGVRTRFFDEFFADATRSGTRQAVILAAGLDSRAYRLDWPAGHTVYEVDQPRVLAFKQQVLDRQGAVPSTRRITVATDLRDDWAGALIAAGFDPDRPTAWALEGLLPYLPGPAQDALFERLHELSATGSHIAAELGPAPGEVREFADNVPTISQDTGQPPVAELWYDDARIDTKEFLAQRHWRVTAVNLVDKAATEYGRPFHELPAVFDRLMRTKFFTAVRESPTGVVR; translated from the coding sequence GTGGCCCGAAGCGCCGGCGATACCTGGGATATCGTGACGAGCGTCGGCTTCACCGCCTTGGCGGTGTGTGCGGCGCGGGCCCTCGACGCGGGTCTGCAGCCGCCGTTGGCGAACGACGACTTCGCCGCCGGCTTCGTCGCCGCCGCCGGTGAACCGAATCTGATTGCGGCCGTGGACAACGCCGACATGAGCAGTGCCGCGGCCTTCAACGCGCAGTGGGTAGGGGTGCGGACGCGATTCTTCGACGAGTTTTTCGCTGATGCCACCCGATCGGGGACGCGCCAGGCGGTCATCTTGGCGGCCGGATTGGATTCGCGGGCGTACCGGCTGGACTGGCCCGCGGGCCACACGGTTTACGAAGTGGATCAGCCTCGGGTGCTCGCGTTCAAGCAACAGGTCCTCGACCGGCAGGGCGCCGTGCCCTCGACGAGGCGCATCACCGTCGCCACGGATTTACGGGATGACTGGGCCGGCGCGCTGATCGCGGCCGGCTTCGACCCCGACCGGCCGACGGCGTGGGCGCTCGAGGGACTGCTGCCGTATTTGCCCGGGCCGGCCCAGGATGCGCTGTTCGAAAGGCTGCACGAGTTGTCGGCGACCGGTAGCCATATTGCCGCCGAACTCGGTCCCGCCCCGGGCGAAGTGCGCGAATTCGCCGACAATGTCCCCACGATCAGCCAAGACACCGGTCAGCCTCCGGTGGCCGAGCTGTGGTACGACGATGCGCGCATCGACACCAAAGAGTTTCTGGCCCAGCGGCATTGGCGTGTCACGGCCGTGAACCTGGTCGACAAGGCGGCCACCGAGTATGGTCGGCCCTTCCACGAATTGCCGGCGGTCTTCGACCGGTTGATGCGCACCAAGTTCTTCACCGCGGTCCGCGAATCGCCGACAGGCGTCGTTCGATGA
- a CDS encoding LLM class F420-dependent oxidoreductase — protein sequence MRIGLSVNYAGGFKDVAAEVADLERAGLDIVFVPEAYSFDAVSALGYLAASTQRVGLASGILQLYTRTPTLTAMTAAGLDYVSDGRFTLGLGASGPQVIEGFHGVPYDAPIGRTREVIDICRQVWRRETVRHQGKHYTIPLPPDRGTGLGKPLKLINSPVRERIPILVAALGPKNVELAAEIAEGWQPIFYLPEKAQDVWGEALATGRAKRDPALGELDVYAGPVLAIGENVEPLREFVKPHLALYIGGMGAKGKNFYHTLATKYGYGPQADRIQELYLAGDKDGAAKVVPDDLVRDVNLIGSRAFVKERLAAYREAGVTTLNVAPIASTTAERIKLIETLRELV from the coding sequence ATGCGGATTGGTTTGAGCGTCAATTATGCGGGCGGTTTCAAGGACGTGGCCGCCGAAGTGGCCGACCTGGAACGCGCCGGGTTGGATATTGTTTTTGTCCCCGAGGCGTATTCGTTCGACGCGGTGAGCGCGCTCGGCTACCTGGCGGCAAGCACACAGCGGGTCGGGCTGGCGTCGGGCATCCTGCAGCTCTACACCCGCACGCCCACCCTGACCGCGATGACCGCGGCGGGCCTGGATTACGTCTCCGACGGCCGGTTCACCCTCGGCCTGGGCGCGTCCGGCCCGCAGGTCATCGAGGGCTTCCACGGTGTGCCCTACGACGCCCCGATCGGCCGGACGCGTGAAGTCATCGACATCTGCCGCCAGGTGTGGCGGCGCGAGACCGTGCGCCACCAGGGCAAGCACTACACGATCCCGCTGCCGCCCGACCGGGGGACCGGGCTGGGTAAGCCCCTCAAGCTCATCAATTCCCCAGTGCGTGAACGCATCCCGATACTGGTAGCCGCGCTGGGGCCGAAGAACGTCGAACTGGCGGCCGAGATCGCCGAGGGTTGGCAACCGATCTTCTACCTGCCCGAAAAGGCGCAGGACGTCTGGGGGGAGGCGCTGGCCACCGGGCGGGCCAAGCGGGACCCCGCGCTGGGCGAGCTCGACGTCTACGCCGGACCCGTCCTGGCCATCGGCGAAAACGTCGAGCCGCTAAGGGAATTCGTCAAACCGCACCTGGCGCTCTACATCGGCGGGATGGGCGCCAAGGGCAAGAACTTCTACCACACCCTGGCCACCAAGTACGGGTACGGCCCGCAGGCCGACCGGATCCAGGAGCTCTACCTTGCCGGCGACAAGGACGGCGCCGCCAAGGTGGTGCCCGACGATCTGGTGCGCGACGTCAACCTGATCGGCTCCCGAGCGTTCGTCAAGGAACGTCTGGCGGCCTACCGCGAGGCGGGGGTAACCACGCTGAACGTGGCGCCCATCGCGTCGACCACGGCCGAGCGGATCAAGCTCATCGAAACGCTGCGCGAACTGGTGTGA
- a CDS encoding NUDIX hydrolase, protein MTIPYDQVLHERIRSNLAGHERRSVADPAKRHAAVAVVLVDSDVGEDRVDPAPVDDWNVDRGLPAAGLDGRMVDVSGGAAFLLCRRASRLTSHAAQWALPGGRLDPGETAVEAALRELREEVGIELPEATVLGLLDDYPTRSGYVITPVVIWGGGRLDPRPSPDEVVAVYRVGLHQLQRDDSPRFIAIPESPRPVVQIPLGGDLIHAPTGAVLLQLRWLGLEGRHDPVDGLEQPVFAWK, encoded by the coding sequence GTGACCATCCCCTATGACCAGGTACTACACGAGCGGATCCGGAGCAATCTCGCCGGCCACGAGCGTCGAAGCGTGGCCGATCCGGCCAAGCGGCACGCCGCCGTGGCGGTGGTGCTCGTCGACTCCGATGTCGGGGAGGACCGGGTGGATCCGGCGCCGGTGGACGACTGGAACGTCGATCGAGGGCTGCCCGCGGCCGGCCTCGACGGGCGCATGGTCGACGTGTCGGGCGGGGCGGCTTTCCTGCTGTGCCGCAGGGCTTCTCGACTCACTTCGCACGCCGCGCAGTGGGCGTTACCCGGTGGCCGCCTCGACCCGGGCGAGACCGCCGTCGAGGCCGCGCTGCGGGAATTGCGCGAGGAGGTCGGCATCGAACTCCCCGAGGCGACCGTGCTGGGACTGCTCGACGATTACCCGACCCGGTCCGGATATGTCATTACGCCGGTGGTGATTTGGGGAGGCGGCCGCCTGGATCCGCGCCCATCGCCCGACGAGGTCGTCGCGGTGTACCGGGTGGGCCTGCACCAACTGCAACGTGACGATTCGCCGCGATTCATCGCCATCCCGGAGAGCCCGCGACCGGTTGTCCAGATTCCGTTGGGGGGCGACCTGATCCACGCGCCCACCGGGGCGGTGCTCCTGCAGCTGCGGTGGCTGGGACTGGAAGGCCGCCACGACCCGGTCGACGGGCTGGAACAACCCGTTTTCGCCTGGAAGTAG
- a CDS encoding GNAT family N-acetyltransferase encodes MATEIRVLDSEDDLIAAANVFRTAMVGFPPLTGLAPGQITTLLEPGRTVGAFADGRLVGTADAVTSRLTLPGPAIVGHAAVTHIGVLPSFTRRGIATELIRHQLRDFAARGEVVATLRASEATIYGRYGYGVASSSQSVEVHTARAGLRRDVGTGGRVRLLDTAQAWELLPRIYAENRPARPGTIDRPQSWWQGVRLRAESDPGAAYVAVHGEPGSESGFVRYRPIDTERWFVSDQRTIVVEDFFAPTAEAYLGLLRFLLALDLVDRVLFWMLPLDDPLPWLVADRRAVRVTAVHDETWLRIIDVAAALSARGYGGDGAVTIAVNDPALPANSARFAIAADGVTVTDRRPDVTVDVEGLGAVLLGGTTWRDLAVAGLARADDPEALTAADRLFAVPEAPHAGFYF; translated from the coding sequence ATGGCTACCGAGATCCGGGTGCTCGACAGCGAGGACGATCTGATCGCCGCCGCGAACGTGTTTCGCACTGCCATGGTCGGGTTTCCGCCGCTTACGGGGCTCGCCCCCGGCCAGATCACGACGCTGCTCGAGCCGGGGCGGACCGTGGGGGCATTCGCCGACGGTCGACTCGTCGGCACCGCCGACGCCGTGACGAGCCGGTTGACGCTGCCCGGCCCCGCGATCGTGGGTCACGCCGCCGTGACCCACATCGGGGTGCTGCCGTCGTTCACCCGGCGAGGCATCGCCACCGAGCTGATCCGTCACCAGCTGCGCGACTTCGCCGCACGCGGTGAGGTGGTGGCGACGCTGCGGGCCTCGGAGGCGACGATCTACGGGCGCTACGGCTACGGCGTCGCGAGCTCGTCGCAATCCGTCGAGGTCCACACCGCGCGGGCGGGGCTGCGGCGCGACGTCGGGACCGGCGGTCGGGTGCGCCTGCTCGACACCGCGCAGGCGTGGGAGTTGCTGCCGCGCATCTATGCCGAGAACCGTCCCGCCCGCCCGGGCACCATCGACCGCCCACAGTCGTGGTGGCAGGGCGTGCGGCTGCGCGCCGAATCCGACCCGGGGGCCGCCTATGTCGCCGTGCACGGCGAGCCGGGATCCGAATCCGGCTTCGTCCGATACCGCCCGATCGACACCGAGCGGTGGTTCGTCAGCGACCAGCGCACCATCGTGGTCGAGGATTTCTTCGCGCCCACCGCCGAGGCCTATCTGGGGTTGCTGCGCTTTCTGCTCGCACTGGATCTTGTTGACCGCGTGCTGTTTTGGATGCTGCCGCTCGACGATCCGCTGCCCTGGCTGGTTGCCGACCGGCGCGCCGTGCGGGTCACCGCCGTGCACGACGAAACCTGGCTGCGCATCATCGATGTGGCGGCGGCGCTGTCCGCCCGCGGCTACGGTGGCGACGGTGCCGTCACCATCGCGGTCAATGACCCTGCGTTGCCGGCCAATTCGGCACGGTTCGCCATCGCGGCCGACGGCGTCACGGTCACCGACCGGCGACCCGACGTCACCGTCGACGTCGAGGGGCTGGGCGCCGTCCTGTTGGGCGGCACCACGTGGCGCGATCTCGCCGTGGCCGGGCTGGCCCGTGCCGACGATCCCGAAGCGCTAACGGCGGCCGATCGATTGTTCGCCGTGCCCGAGGCGCCCCACGCCGGGTTTTACTTCTGA
- a CDS encoding nuclear transport factor 2 family protein yields the protein MHPFRTAVEERDEQAIQAMLADTVVFTSPVAFKPYVGKPITAAILRGVLRVFEDFRYIREIHDAGGRDHAFVFETGIVGAPGLKITGCDFLHFDDDGLIDDFVVMVRPLSGATALSEAMGAQFDRIQREALELANQSGTA from the coding sequence ATGCACCCGTTCCGCACGGCCGTCGAAGAGCGCGATGAACAGGCCATCCAGGCGATGCTGGCCGACACGGTGGTGTTCACCAGCCCGGTGGCGTTCAAGCCGTATGTCGGCAAGCCGATCACCGCGGCCATCCTGCGCGGTGTGTTGCGCGTCTTCGAGGACTTCCGCTACATCCGGGAGATTCACGACGCAGGCGGCCGCGACCACGCCTTCGTTTTCGAGACCGGGATCGTCGGGGCGCCCGGGTTGAAGATCACCGGCTGCGACTTCTTGCATTTCGACGACGACGGGCTGATCGACGACTTCGTGGTGATGGTGCGGCCGCTGTCGGGCGCGACGGCATTGTCGGAGGCGATGGGCGCCCAGTTCGACCGCATCCAGCGGGAGGCGCTGGAGTTGGCCAATCAATCCGGCACCGCGTAG
- a CDS encoding MFS transporter encodes MISSSVRSGRNRRARNGRAATRALFVSVLALLLATGWVANHFVALMPVISGREHLSTATLDGIFGIYALGLLPGLLIGGRASDALGRRPMALAGAAATVAGTVAMLLSQHTGALLVGRLVVGVGVGLAISSGTAWASDLRGPAGAATAGAVLTAGFAIGPFAGGGFAWAGQSGIQVSFAVAAAIVVLASLAVAVAATPGAHVARPAPPPDAGPTGPAAQGVSRALSWAMPLAPWVYASATLGFVTIPTRLHTALAAPIAAGTATLIVNGVSGVVQVLARTRRWGPQTGTAGAALAAVGYVVAATTPPALTPAVGIPLLLILGCASGLCLREGLIDLEAAAPQHLRGALTGVFYVVTYIGFALPLLLATAEPGVSAAILSAMAALASVSAVGRAMRLRRDSHRQN; translated from the coding sequence GTGATCTCGTCGAGCGTGCGCAGCGGCCGCAACCGCCGAGCGCGTAACGGCCGGGCCGCCACCCGGGCCCTGTTCGTCAGCGTGCTGGCGTTGCTGCTGGCGACGGGATGGGTCGCCAACCACTTCGTCGCGTTGATGCCGGTGATCAGCGGCCGCGAACACCTCAGCACCGCGACCCTCGATGGCATCTTCGGCATCTACGCGCTCGGGCTGCTCCCCGGGTTGCTGATCGGCGGCCGCGCGTCGGACGCGTTGGGCCGGCGGCCAATGGCGCTGGCGGGCGCGGCCGCCACCGTGGCGGGGACGGTGGCGATGCTGCTGTCCCAGCACACCGGCGCGCTGCTGGTGGGCCGCCTCGTCGTCGGGGTCGGTGTGGGCCTTGCCATCAGCTCCGGCACCGCGTGGGCGTCCGACCTGAGGGGCCCGGCCGGCGCCGCGACCGCCGGCGCGGTACTCACCGCCGGCTTCGCCATCGGGCCGTTCGCCGGCGGGGGATTCGCGTGGGCCGGGCAGTCCGGCATCCAGGTGTCGTTCGCCGTCGCCGCCGCGATCGTCGTGCTGGCATCGCTTGCCGTCGCCGTCGCGGCCACACCCGGCGCACACGTGGCCCGGCCGGCGCCGCCCCCCGACGCGGGCCCGACGGGACCGGCGGCACAGGGAGTGTCGCGGGCCCTGAGTTGGGCCATGCCGCTCGCACCGTGGGTATACGCCTCGGCGACACTGGGTTTCGTCACCATCCCCACGCGGTTGCACACCGCGCTGGCGGCCCCGATCGCGGCGGGCACGGCCACCCTGATCGTCAACGGGGTCAGCGGTGTCGTTCAGGTCCTGGCCCGCACGCGCCGGTGGGGGCCACAGACCGGGACCGCCGGCGCGGCTTTGGCCGCGGTCGGCTACGTGGTGGCCGCGACGACGCCACCGGCCCTGACGCCCGCGGTCGGGATACCGCTGTTGTTGATCCTGGGCTGCGCTTCGGGCCTGTGCCTGCGGGAGGGCTTGATCGATCTGGAGGCCGCGGCGCCGCAACACCTGCGGGGCGCTCTGACCGGGGTGTTCTACGTCGTCACGTACATCGGCTTCGCGCTGCCACTGTTGTTGGCGACCGCCGAGCCTGGCGTCTCGGCGGCGATCCTGTCGGCCATGGCGGCGCTGGCGTCGGTGAGCGCGGTCGGCAGGGCGATGCGGCTACGACGAGATAGTCACCGCCAGAACTGA
- a CDS encoding PadR family transcriptional regulator, which produces MSLRDAVLAALLEGESSGYDLAKGFDASVANFWPATPQQLYRELDRLAEQGLIRARVVRQERRPNKRMFSLTEAGREAIRQFTAKAPKPSVIRDELLVKVQAADAGDMPAVRESILERMQWARAKLQRYERLRARMMDGRTEKEYLAHTDRVGPYLTLVRGISFEEENIRWAEQALAVIERRLSAIRGPR; this is translated from the coding sequence GTGTCGCTGCGTGACGCGGTGTTGGCGGCCCTCCTCGAGGGCGAGTCGTCGGGATACGACCTGGCCAAGGGTTTCGACGCCTCGGTCGCGAACTTCTGGCCGGCCACCCCGCAGCAGCTGTATCGCGAACTGGATCGACTGGCCGAGCAGGGCCTCATCCGGGCACGGGTCGTGCGTCAAGAACGGCGGCCCAACAAGCGGATGTTCTCGCTGACCGAGGCCGGGCGCGAGGCGATCCGGCAGTTCACCGCGAAGGCGCCGAAACCCTCGGTGATCCGCGACGAGCTGTTGGTCAAGGTCCAGGCCGCCGACGCCGGCGACATGCCGGCTGTGCGCGAGTCCATCCTCGAGCGGATGCAATGGGCGCGGGCCAAACTGCAACGCTACGAACGGTTGCGGGCGCGCATGATGGACGGTCGCACCGAGAAGGAGTACCTGGCCCACACCGACCGGGTCGGCCCCTACCTGACGTTGGTCCGCGGAATCTCGTTCGAGGAGGAGAACATTCGATGGGCCGAGCAAGCCCTGGCTGTCATCGAACGACGCCTGTCGGCGATTCGCGGACCGCGGTGA
- a CDS encoding acyl-CoA dehydrogenase family protein: MTFSLQLSDDVIEVRDWVHKFAADVVRPAAAEWDEREETPWPVIQEAAKVGLYSPDLFAQQAAEPTGLGMLTVFEELFWGDAGIALSIMGTGLAAAALAGNGTPEQLGRWLPEMFGTADEPKLGAFCSSEPDAGSDVGAIRTRARWDEATSEWVLNGTKTWATNGGIANVHIVVASVYPELGTRGQATFVIPAGVKGLAQGQKFKKHGIRASHTAEVVLDDVRLPEDHILGGREKFEARIARVKSGASARGQAAMKTFERTRPTVGAMAVGVARAAYEYALDYACQREQFGRKIGEFQAVAFKLADMKCRIDAARLLVWRAGWMARNNQSFDSAEGSMAKLVASETAVYVTDEAIQILGGNGYTRDYPVERMHRDAKIFTIFEGTSEIQRLVVSRALTGLPIR; encoded by the coding sequence GTGACGTTTTCACTACAACTGTCCGATGACGTGATCGAAGTCCGCGACTGGGTGCACAAATTCGCGGCCGACGTCGTGCGGCCCGCCGCCGCGGAATGGGACGAGCGCGAGGAAACACCGTGGCCGGTGATCCAGGAGGCCGCGAAGGTGGGGCTGTACTCCCCCGACCTGTTCGCCCAGCAGGCGGCCGAGCCGACGGGCCTGGGCATGCTGACGGTGTTCGAGGAATTGTTCTGGGGCGACGCGGGTATCGCGCTGTCCATCATGGGGACGGGACTCGCCGCGGCGGCGCTGGCGGGCAACGGAACCCCCGAACAGCTGGGCCGCTGGCTGCCCGAGATGTTCGGCACCGCCGACGAACCCAAGCTGGGCGCGTTCTGCTCGTCGGAGCCCGACGCGGGTTCCGACGTCGGCGCCATCCGCACCCGCGCGCGCTGGGACGAGGCGACCTCCGAGTGGGTCCTCAACGGCACCAAGACGTGGGCGACCAACGGCGGCATCGCCAACGTGCACATCGTGGTGGCGTCGGTCTACCCAGAGCTCGGCACGCGCGGCCAGGCGACGTTCGTCATCCCGGCGGGCGTCAAGGGCCTGGCGCAGGGCCAGAAATTCAAAAAGCACGGGATCCGCGCCTCCCACACCGCCGAGGTGGTGCTCGACGACGTCCGGCTGCCCGAGGACCACATCCTCGGGGGCCGGGAGAAGTTCGAGGCGCGCATCGCCCGCGTCAAGTCCGGGGCCTCCGCGCGCGGGCAGGCCGCGATGAAGACCTTCGAGCGCACCCGGCCCACCGTCGGCGCGATGGCCGTCGGCGTGGCCCGGGCCGCCTACGAGTACGCGCTCGACTATGCCTGCCAGCGTGAGCAATTCGGCCGCAAGATCGGCGAATTTCAGGCGGTGGCCTTCAAACTGGCGGACATGAAGTGCCGCATCGACGCCGCCCGCCTGCTGGTGTGGCGCGCGGGATGGATGGCCCGCAACAACCAATCCTTCGACTCCGCGGAGGGGTCGATGGCCAAGCTGGTGGCCAGCGAAACCGCGGTCTATGTCACCGACGAGGCGATCCAGATCCTGGGCGGCAACGGGTACACCCGCGACTACCCCGTCGAGCGGATGCACCGCGACGCGAAGATCTTCACGATCTTCGAGGGCACCAGCGAGATCCAGCGCCTGGTGGTCTCCCGGGCGCTGACGGGTTTGCCTATCCGGTGA
- a CDS encoding haloacid dehalogenase type II: MTDYRSPSTGRVVRAVLFDTFGTVVDWRSGIAASVRRFAQRQHIDVDPDAFALEWRSRYLPSMSEIRSGRREFVSLDVLHRENLVASLAKFGVSADALPCDEVQALARSWRWLPPWPDSVDGIAVMKRHVIVGPLSNGNTGLLVEMAKYAGLPWDVVLGSDVSQAYKPDPRAYQTPARLLGLEPGEVMLVAAHTADLEAARDSGLATGFVARPQEYGPDPVPAPAPPGPWDVSGTSLVELAGSLFGAQGRP, from the coding sequence ATGACCGACTACCGCTCACCGTCGACCGGTCGGGTAGTGCGTGCAGTTCTGTTCGATACGTTCGGAACGGTCGTCGACTGGCGCTCGGGGATCGCCGCCTCGGTACGGCGTTTCGCGCAGCGCCAACACATCGACGTCGACCCCGACGCGTTCGCGCTGGAGTGGCGCAGTCGATACCTGCCCTCCATGTCCGAGATTCGCTCGGGCCGACGGGAATTCGTGTCGCTGGACGTTCTGCATCGAGAGAACCTCGTCGCATCGCTCGCGAAGTTCGGCGTCAGTGCCGACGCGCTGCCCTGCGACGAGGTGCAGGCACTCGCCCGGTCGTGGCGCTGGCTGCCACCGTGGCCGGACAGCGTCGACGGCATCGCGGTCATGAAGCGGCACGTCATCGTCGGGCCCTTGTCCAACGGCAACACCGGGCTGCTGGTCGAGATGGCGAAGTACGCGGGCCTGCCCTGGGATGTGGTCCTGGGTTCCGACGTCAGTCAGGCCTACAAGCCCGACCCGCGGGCCTACCAGACTCCCGCGCGATTGCTGGGCCTGGAGCCCGGTGAGGTGATGCTGGTGGCGGCGCACACCGCCGACCTCGAGGCGGCCCGCGATAGCGGCCTGGCGACCGGTTTCGTCGCGCGCCCGCAGGAGTACGGGCCGGACCCGGTGCCCGCCCCCGCGCCCCCGGGCCCCTGGGACGTCTCAGGCACCTCACTGGTCGAACTGGCGGGCTCACTGTTCGGTGCGCAGGGCCGACCTTGA
- a CDS encoding SCO6745 family protein — translation MRRQPELARRFFDRYEPVHAVTYFAPEARAALDALGYRGFWMGYFAARSAPLGMVPREVVTSVFYNFAPERVAKALPAAWEIAGPEAALRARQESAVAALRRYGLGSDENVRVAAELAGKAARHAPLDARPLFAANLALPWPDDPLAALWHATTLLREQRGDGHVAVLAAAGISGRESNVLHAAAGNVGRDYIARTRDYDEAAWRHHEQRLAERGLLRDDGTLTAAGRELKDHIESSTDALSLSALDALSDDEVETLFRALSPITRAVVAAGDVPAATPMALRRDELQDDNAHLVDR, via the coding sequence ATGCGACGACAACCCGAGTTGGCCCGACGCTTCTTCGATCGCTACGAGCCGGTGCACGCGGTGACGTATTTCGCGCCCGAGGCCCGGGCGGCGTTGGACGCGTTGGGTTACCGGGGTTTCTGGATGGGCTATTTCGCGGCCCGCTCCGCGCCGCTGGGCATGGTGCCGCGGGAGGTCGTGACCTCGGTCTTCTACAACTTCGCGCCCGAACGGGTTGCCAAGGCGTTGCCGGCGGCGTGGGAGATCGCGGGTCCGGAGGCCGCATTGCGGGCGCGCCAGGAGTCCGCGGTGGCGGCGCTGCGCCGCTACGGCCTCGGGTCGGACGAAAACGTCCGCGTGGCAGCCGAACTCGCCGGGAAGGCGGCGCGCCACGCGCCGCTCGATGCCCGCCCGCTGTTCGCCGCTAATCTGGCCCTGCCCTGGCCCGACGATCCCCTGGCCGCGCTGTGGCACGCCACGACGCTGCTGCGCGAACAGCGCGGTGACGGGCACGTGGCGGTGCTGGCGGCGGCGGGCATCTCCGGACGTGAATCCAACGTCTTACACGCCGCGGCGGGCAACGTCGGGCGCGACTACATCGCCCGCACCCGCGATTACGACGAGGCGGCATGGCGCCATCACGAACAGCGCCTCGCCGAGCGCGGGTTGCTACGCGATGACGGGACGCTGACCGCCGCGGGGCGCGAACTGAAGGACCACATCGAGTCGAGCACCGACGCCCTTTCCCTGTCGGCGCTCGACGCGCTCAGCGACGACGAGGTCGAAACGCTGTTTCGGGCGCTGTCCCCCATCACGCGCGCCGTGGTCGCCGCCGGCGATGTCCCCGCCGCGACCCCCATGGCGTTACGCCGCGACGAATTGCAGGATGACAACGCACATTTGGTGGACCGATGA